The Vitis vinifera cultivar Pinot Noir 40024 chromosome 12, ASM3070453v1 genome has a segment encoding these proteins:
- the LOC100265260 gene encoding glutelin type-A 3, with the protein MALNLAPKFAQKIFEGEGGTYYRWSSAEYELLKEAKVGGGRLVLQPRGFALPHYADSNKIGYVLQGSCGVVGIVSPKASQEVVLRLKKGDIIPVPSGAVSWWYNDGDSELIIVFLGETSKAYVPGEFTYFLLTGTQGILGGFSTEFNSRAYDINNEEAKKLARSQSGVLIIKLPEGHKMPHPCKNSTDKLVFNIDAALPDIHVQNAGLLTALTAKKFPFLGEVGLSATLVKLDANAMSSPMYAADSSVQVIYVAKGSGRIQVVGINGERALDTKVKAGHLLVVPRFFVASAIADGEGLEYFSLITATEPVFGEFTGKTSVWGALSPHVLQASLNVAPEFEQLFRAKIKKSTILVPPQN; encoded by the exons ATGGCGTTGAACTTAGCACCAAAGTTTGCACAAAAGATCTTCGAAGGAGAAGGTGGAACATATTACCGTTGGTCAAGTGCTGAATATGAATTGCTCAAGGAAGCAAAGGTTGGTGGTGGAAGGCTTGTTCTGCAGCCTCGTGGCTTCGCTCTCCCTCACTATGCTGACTCCAACAAAATTGGTTATGTTCTTCAAG GCAGCTGTGGAGTAGTTGGAATCGTATCACCCAAAGCATCCCAAGAGGTGGTGTTGAGGCTCAAGAAAGGAGATATAATACCAGTGCCCTCTGGAGCAGTTTCATGGTGGTACAATGATGGAGACTCAGAACTAATTATCGTATTCCTTGGTGAAACTTCCAAGGCTTATGTTCCCGGAGAATTCACATACTTCCTACTAACCGGAACTCAAGGAATCCTTGGAGGTTTTTCCACTGAATTTAACTCCAGAGCCTATGATATCAACAACGAAGAAGCCAAAAAGCTTGCAAGAAGCCAATCTGGCGTCTTGATAATTAAGCTACCAGAGGGCCACAAAATGCCCCACCCCTGCAAGAACAGTACTGATAAATTGGTGTTTAATATTGATGCTGCATTACCTGATATCCATGTCCAAAATGCTGGATTGCTTACTGCATTGACAGCAAAGAAGTTTCCCTTCCTTGGAGAAGTTGGGCTCAGCGCCACCCTTGTGAAGCTGGATGCCAATGCCATGTCCTCACCGATGTACGCTGCTGATTCGTCGGTTCAAGTAATTTATGTTGCAAAAGGGAGTGGAAGGATTCAAGTTGTTGGTATCAATGGTGAACGTGCCTTGGACACGAAAGTGAAGGCTGGTCACTTGCTTGTTGTGCCAAGGTTCTTTGTGGCTTCTGCCATTGCAGATGGTGAAGGACTGGAGTACTTCTCATTGATAACAGCTACAGA ACCTGTATTTGGTGAATTTACTGGGAAAACATCAGTATGGGGAGCATTATCTCCACATGTTTTACAGGCCTCTCTCAATGTGGCTCCAGAGTTTGAGCAGCTTTTCAGGGCAAAGATCAAAAAGAGCACCATTCTTGTTCCTCCACAGAACTAG
- the LOC100263489 gene encoding 13S globulin basic chain, whose amino-acid sequence MPSYIHSARIDIIFLGYVPGEFTYFLLTGTQGILGGFSTEFNSRAYNINNEEAKKLAKSQSGVLIIKLPEGHKMPHPCKNSTDKLVYNIDAALPDIHVQNAGLLTALTAKKFPFLGEVGLSATLVKLDANAMSSPIYAADSSVQVIYVAKGSGRIQVVGINSERALDTKVKAGHLCVVPRFFVASVIADGEGMEYFSMITTTQPVFGEFTGKTSVWGALSPQVLQASLNVGPEFEQLFRAKIKKSTILVPPQN is encoded by the exons ATGCCGAGTTATATACATTCTGCCAGAATT GATATCATCTTTCTTGGCTATGTTCCCGGAGAATTCACATACTTCCTATTAACCGGAACTCAAGGAATCCTGGGAGGTTTTTCCACCGAATTTAACTCTAGAGCCTATAATATCAACAACGAAGAAGCCAAAAAGCTTGCAAAAAGCCAATCTGGCGTCTTGATAATTAAGCTACCAGAGGGCCACAAAATGCCCCACCCCTGCAAGAACAGTACTGATAAATTGGTGTACAATATTGATGCTGCATTACCTGATATTCATGTCCAAAATGCTGGATTGCTTACTGCCTTGACAGCAAAGAAGTTTCCCTTCCTTGGAGAAGTTGGGCTCAGTGCCACCCTTGTGAAGCTGGATGCCAATGCCATGTCCTCACCAATATACGCCGCTGATTCATCGGTTCAAGTAATTTATGTTGCAAAAGGGAGTGGAAGGATTCAAGTTGTTGGTATCAATAGTGAACGCGCCTTGGACACGAAAGTGAAGGCTGGCCACTTGTGTGTTGTGCCAAGGTTCTTTGTGGCTTCCGTCATTGCAGATGGTGAAGGAATGGAGTACTTCTCAATGATAACAACTACACA ACCTGTATTTGGTGAATTTACTGGGAAAACATCAGTATGGGGAGCATTATCTCCACAAGTTTTACAGGCCTCTCTCAATGTGGGTCCAGAGTTTGAGCAGCTTTTCAGGGCAAAGATCAAAAAGAGCACCATTCTTGTTCCTCCACAGAACTAG